In Aedes albopictus strain Foshan chromosome 3, AalbF5, whole genome shotgun sequence, the following are encoded in one genomic region:
- the LOC134290292 gene encoding uncharacterized protein LOC134290292 yields MATYDRFKVIIMTSLPRSSKREKVGPYICVLKTHVDIVQDFSDNFVKSLQPLAKKHNFMLMEDRKFADIGNTVALQYGRGLFKISSWADLVTVHSLPGQGLLKEGVVIEFDTFSRWLEDEMDNQLASLNPVFSVKKPSYQPKPKPTVLNVNSRDEVVAKKCPLCSVCYICLMFDHARRNCKSEKKCSICKKNHHELVHTDEPARNSRISRSDAASSDDNVCNFNGKNTNTLLRVGKVKIRGPQGFAEVFALFDEGSSLSMMDAAVAESLGLRGPIAPVTYHWTNGILHKEEQSMMLSFRISGPSDQVKWYDVNNIQTVTNIALPAVKFDMARVKQLYPMLDKEKLAAIQDGCPCMLLGSNNAGLIVPLKTVQYSLDGLQLTRFNLGWTIHGVVDPADAGSSNHHAFLCSEDDDIELTDLVKQMHKVEDFGISGQSVKIADEDQRALDIMHRTITRRGDRFEVGQIYRYNNFVFPESKRQALRRLQIMEKKMDSNPDFADRYCRKIQDYVDKGYARELEPGELTETPNTWYLPHSSVATDEKFHLVMDAKAKSHGFSLNDLLLKGPDFVPPLIAVLIRARMKKIAFVADIREMFHQVLIRREDQESQRFLWRGMNRTDPPNEYVMQVMIFGAVSSPSMAQFIKNFNAKELEEKHPGVERAVVKQHYVDDYFDCADTKQEAIELVQRVIKVHDQGGFKLMKFSSNSRAVLAFLDPEIVADKESDDRVLGIEWDLQSDVFPLDFPKLDQRFRTAEAVPTKRQLLKLMMGIFDPLCLLSPITILLKLIFQELWRLQSGWDDEIPDGLVPRWMEWLNETARLGEIRLPRYYHPAVPSFSDVELHAFCDASDKVYACVMVHRRKERSHVALVYAKSRVAPLKSQTVPRLELQGCVLASQMISVLQMEIMIDITRLYFWTDSKICLCWLKSDQKLTAYIGARLNVADLATKCSKIGSMQNGCVAQTSSTWIALPGRSTAEFASFHSEITVKDVAGPLCSAAFKEKLIDLPDIARFSDFNRLIRSTAYYLKMRIQKPSFGGARLLSNLRKVESGAFPQHAARKPHIRPAGKTEVKRKEKKEKPQEVQERRDTKPRKRRKSGAKHEKGDALVIKTEHSDVKAMRSDAKLVDLVADVRNIRRTHEIIDAKEFTTALWQLLRGLRGRQGKQGLHADAGLYDDHAERKKVGGNGVSRNSGVKFC; encoded by the exons aTGGCCACCTATGACCGTTTCAAGGTGATCATCATGACCTCGTtgccaag GTCGAGTAAACGGGAGAAAGTTGGCCCGTATATTTGTGTGTTGAAGACCCACGTGGATATCGTTCAAGATTTCAGTGACAATTTCGTCAAATCTTTGCAACCGTTAGCCAAGAAGCACAACTTCATGCTGATGGAAGATCGCAAGTTTGCTGATATTGGCAACACTGTCGCTTTACAGTACGGCAGAGGTCTTTTCAAAATTTCCAGTTGGGCAGATTTGGTCACCGTTCATTCCCTGCCGGGACAGGGTCTGTTGAAGGAAGGCGTTGTAATCGAGTTCGACACTTTCTCTCGTTGGTTGGAGGATGAGATGGACAACCAGCTCGCGAGTCTCAACCCTGTATTCAGCGTCAAGAAGCCCAGCTACCAGCCGAAGCCGAAGCCGACAGTCCTGAACGTCAACAGTCGCGACGAAGTGGTAGCGAAGAAGTGTCCTCTGTGCTCC GTCTGCTACATCTGCCTGATGTTCGACCATGCGAGGAGGAACTGCAAGTCCGAGAAGAAGTGTTCCATCTGCAAGAAGAACCACCATGAACTGGTCCACACCGACGAACCTGCAAGGAACTCGAGGATCAGCCGTTCGGACGCGGCGAGTAGTGACGATAATGTCTGCAACTTCAACGGCAAGAACACGAACACACTGCTCCGAGTTGGAAAGGTTAAGATTCGTGGTCCACAAGGCTTCGCTGAAGTATTTGCGCTCTTCGATGAAGGTTCGTCTCTCTCGATGATGGATGCAGCTGTGGCAGAGAGCCTCGGATTGCGAGGACCGATTGCTCCTGTGACCTACCACTGGACAAATGGGATCCTGCACAAAGAGGAACAGTCGATGATGCTCTCGTTCCGAATTTCTGGACCTTCCGATCAAGTGAAGTGGTACGACGTGAACAATATCCAGACGGTGACAAACATCGCCCTGCCGGCGGTGAAGTTCGACATGGCGAGAGTAAAGCAGCTGTACCCCATGCTCGATAAAGAGAAGCTGGCTGCGATCCAAGATGGCTGTCCCTGTATGCTGCTTGGATCGAACAACGCAGGTCTGATTGTGCCTCTGAAGACGGTGCAATACTCATTGGATGGTTTGCAGCTGACTCGGTTCAACCTTGGATGGACAATCCATGGAGTAGTGGACCCAGCCGACGCCGGATCGAGCAACCATCATGCGTTCCTGTGCTCCGAAGACGACGACATCGAGCTTACAGATCTGGTGAAACAGATGCACAAGGTTGAAGATTTCGGGATCTCTGGCCAGTCGGTGAAAATAGCTGACGAAGATCAACGAGCACTGGACATCATGCACCGTACCATTACACGGCGTGGTGATCGTTTCGAGGTTGGCCAGATATACAGGTACAACAACTTCGTCTTCCCGGAGAGCAAGCGTCAAGCCCTACGACGTCTCCAGATCATGGAAAAGAAGATGGACTCGAATCCTGATTTCGCTGATCGGTACTGTAGGAAGATCCAGGACTACGTCGACAAAGGATACGCTAGGGAATTGGAACCTGGTGAGCTAACTGAAACTCCGAACACCTGGTACCTGCCGCATTCCAGCGTGGCGACTGATGAGAAGTTCCACTTGGTGATGGACGCCAAGGCAAAGTCGCACGGTTTTTCCCTGAACGATCTGCTACTGAAGGGTCCGGATTTCGTCCCTCCGCTGATCGCGGTCCTGATACGGGCCCGAATGAAGAAGATTGCCTTCGTTGCGGACATACGGGAAATGTTCCATCAAGTCCTCATCCGCAGAGAAGATCAGGAATCCCAGCGATTTCTCTGGCGTGGCATGAACCGCACGGACCCTCCTAACGAGTATGTTATGCAGGTGATGATATTCGGCGCAGTGTCGTCCCCGTCGATGGCACAGTTCATCAAGAACTTTAATGCGAAGGAGCTAGAAGAAAAGCACCCCGGCGTCGAGCGAGCTGTCGTGAAGCAGCACTATGTCGACGACTACTTCGACTGCGCGGACACTAAACAAGAAGCCATCGAACTGGTTCAGCGTGTCATTAAGGTGCACGATCAAGGCGGATTCAAGCTAATGAAGTTCTCGTCAAACTCCCGTGCCGTGTTGGCATTTCTCGATCCAGAAATCGTCGCGGACAAGGAGAGCGACGATCGTGTCCTCGGAATCGAGTGGGACCTGCAGTCCGACGTCTTCCCGCTGGACTTCCCAAAACTGGATCAGCGATTCCGGACAGCTGAAGCCGTGCCCACGAAGCGGCAACTGCTGAAATTAATGATGGGTATCTTCGATCCACTGTGCTTGCTCAGTCCGATCACGATTCTGCTGAAGCTCATCTTTCAAGAGCTGTGGCGACTGCAGTCGGGATGGGACGATGAGATTCCTGATGGTCTGGTGCCGAGATGGATGGAATGGCTGAACGAAACTGCAAGACTGGGAGAAATTCGACTACCGCGGTACTACCATCCGGCGGTGCCATCCTTTAGTGATGTTGAACTACACGCTTTCTGTGACGCGAGTGATAAAGTTTATGCCTGCGTGATGGTCCACCGCCGAAAGGAAAGATCACATGTTGCGCTGGTGTACGCGAAGTCAAGAGTAGCACCCCTGAAGTCGCAGACTGTGCCGCGACTAGAGCTACAAGGATGCGTCCTGGCAAGCCAGATGATAAGCGTTCTTCAAATGGAGATCATGATCGACATTACCAGGCTGTACTTCTGGACCGATTCGAAGATCTGTTTGTGTTGGTTGAAGTCGGATCAGAAGCTGACGGCCTATATCGGCGCTCGC CTCAACGTGGCGGATTTGGCAACGAAGTGCTCGAAGATTGGCAGCATGCAGAATGGCTGCGTGGCCCAGACTTCCTCTACCTGGATAGCTCTACCTGGCCGGTCGACCGCAGAGTTCGCGAGCTTCCACTCCGAAATAACCGTCAAAGATGTGGCCGGACCACTGTGCAGTGCGGCGTTCAAAGAAAAGTTAATCGATCTACCCGACATTGCCAGGTTCTCGGATTTCAACCGGCTGATCAGGTCAACTGCGTACTACCTGAaaatgagaa TACAAAAACCTAGTTTTGGCGGTGCGCGACTGTTGAGCAATTTGAGAAAAGTCGAATCTGGTGCTTTCCCTCAACACGCTGCCAGGAAACCACACATCCGTCCCGCAG GAAAGACCGAGGTAAAGCGGAAGGAGAAGAAAGAGAAACCACAGGAGGTGCAGGAGCGCAGAGACACCAAACCTAGGAAACGTAGGAAGTCAGGTGCTAAGCACGAGAAAGGTGAcgcactcgtcatcaagaccgaacactCGGACgtgaaggcgatgaggagcgacgccaagctcgttgaTCTGGTAGCCGACGTGCGcaatattagacgtactc ATGAGATCATTGACGCGAAAGAGTTCACCACGGCACTGTGGCAATtgttacgagggcttcgtggtcgccaaggtAAACAGGGTCTTCACgctgatgctggactgtatgacgaccatgCTGAAAGGAAGAAGGTCGGTGGCAATGGCGTTTCACGAAACAGcggggtcaaattctgctag